From a single Vibrio tubiashii genomic region:
- a CDS encoding oligosaccharide flippase family protein, translating to MNLIKKNAVYLYIVQGAQYLVPLIVLPLLARALGTEGVGLVSVALSVCALTFVVTDFGFSISSPALIAQNKKLSGWIDCYLGSVLFIKLFLLTVLILVLLIVGMAYTDFAVESPLIFWSVILTICLQGLQFQWLFHGLEKMYCIVLSVGSSKFVYLILVILFVRQPGDEGKVLLFFSFSQCVALALGVFLLYKAGFKVKFPTVHQLIQTLKLSVPFFMSRGAVSLYTSTNPIVVGSFSGYHQAAIYTSAEKLYQAILSISGPITQALFPHLARTREDELLIRFLLGALPLVTISALSIGYFSEEIIETVFGEAFIEAEKLLRVFALTSVVSFIAVNFGYPAYSTINRLDMVNRSVFIGGGFQVLLLGGLFIFNAISAISIALSFLAVEVLVMLYRLYFFFRLRGQHSV from the coding sequence GTGAACTTAATCAAAAAAAATGCCGTGTATCTGTATATCGTTCAAGGTGCTCAGTACCTTGTGCCGCTAATTGTGCTGCCGTTGCTAGCTCGTGCTTTAGGAACTGAAGGGGTGGGGTTAGTTTCCGTAGCCTTGTCTGTCTGTGCTCTAACGTTTGTCGTTACCGATTTTGGTTTTTCAATCTCATCTCCTGCTTTGATTGCTCAAAATAAGAAACTTTCTGGTTGGATAGATTGCTATCTTGGCTCGGTACTATTTATAAAGCTATTTCTGCTGACTGTATTGATTTTAGTTTTGCTTATAGTGGGTATGGCATACACTGATTTTGCAGTTGAATCCCCTTTAATATTTTGGTCGGTTATTCTGACTATTTGTCTCCAAGGTTTACAGTTTCAATGGCTTTTTCATGGGCTGGAGAAAATGTACTGTATTGTACTAAGTGTTGGAAGTTCCAAGTTTGTTTATTTGATTTTGGTTATTCTGTTTGTACGTCAACCAGGAGATGAAGGTAAGGTTCTTCTATTCTTCAGTTTTAGTCAGTGTGTGGCTTTGGCGCTAGGTGTCTTTCTACTTTATAAAGCAGGGTTTAAAGTAAAGTTTCCGACAGTTCATCAGTTAATACAGACACTCAAACTATCAGTCCCATTTTTTATGTCTAGAGGCGCAGTTAGCTTGTACACTAGCACTAACCCAATTGTTGTGGGTAGCTTCTCTGGATATCATCAAGCCGCCATATACACTAGTGCAGAGAAACTGTATCAAGCGATTCTCTCAATCTCTGGACCAATTACTCAGGCTCTATTTCCCCACCTAGCGCGAACGCGAGAAGATGAATTACTGATCAGGTTTTTATTGGGGGCATTGCCATTAGTAACGATAAGTGCTCTCAGTATAGGTTACTTTTCTGAGGAAATAATCGAGACTGTATTTGGTGAAGCTTTTATTGAAGCAGAGAAACTACTGAGAGTATTTGCGCTTACGTCTGTAGTTAGCTTTATAGCTGTTAACTTTGGTTACCCTGCGTACTCGACGATCAATCGCTTAGATATGGTTAATAGAAGTGTCTTTATTGGAGGCGGCTTTCAGGTACTTTTGTTGGGCGGGCTATTTATTTTTAACGCTATCAGCGCCATTAGTATCGCGCTTTCTTTTTTGGCTGTTGAAGTGCTGGTAATGCTTTATCGACTGTACTTTTTTTTCAGGTTGAGGGGGCAACATAGTGTTTAA
- a CDS encoding glycosyltransferase → MKILLMTTGLGLGGAERQVCDLADEFVRQGYRVIVISLNDRLEIRPNSKMVKLYTLSMQKSLLGFLSSLCRARQVVIDFQPDVVHSHMYHANIFARILRCIVSVPRLICTVHSSYEGGWFRGFIYRLTDRLASQNTIVSDYARHIFIESRAIPANRLITLSNGIDTTRFKFRPYIRSELRSKFGISDDDILLLSVGRLEEVKNYPELISAIDLLLNQERIASSIKLFVLGQGAMLGELERLVKEKALNERVQFIGARNNIEEWLSACDMLILPSLFEGFGLVALEALSCERPVVSTKNIGVKNEVERFGTISSTPYAPKLAESIRKAIQNIGCFNGQEARRLIVEKYSIQYVASRWIDVYLGAK, encoded by the coding sequence ATGAAAATATTATTGATGACTACAGGCTTAGGGCTGGGGGGAGCAGAGAGGCAGGTTTGTGATTTAGCTGACGAATTTGTGAGGCAGGGTTATCGCGTAATTGTAATATCACTTAATGATAGGTTAGAGATTCGGCCCAATTCTAAGATGGTAAAGTTGTATACTCTTTCAATGCAAAAGTCTCTACTAGGATTTCTTTCATCTTTATGCCGCGCGAGACAAGTGGTGATTGATTTTCAACCTGACGTTGTGCATAGCCATATGTACCATGCCAATATCTTTGCTCGTATCTTACGGTGTATTGTTAGTGTGCCTAGATTGATTTGTACGGTACATAGTTCCTATGAAGGTGGGTGGTTTAGGGGTTTCATCTATCGATTGACCGATAGATTGGCTTCTCAAAATACAATTGTTAGTGATTATGCCCGACATATTTTTATTGAATCACGAGCAATCCCAGCCAATCGATTAATAACACTGAGTAATGGCATTGATACTACAAGATTCAAATTTCGGCCTTACATCAGAAGTGAACTTAGGTCTAAGTTTGGCATTAGTGATGATGACATTCTTTTGTTGTCAGTTGGGCGACTGGAGGAAGTCAAAAATTATCCGGAACTGATTTCTGCAATAGATTTGCTGCTTAATCAAGAAAGAATAGCTAGCAGTATCAAGTTATTTGTTCTGGGCCAAGGAGCGATGTTGGGTGAGTTAGAGCGTCTAGTGAAAGAAAAAGCTTTGAATGAAAGAGTACAGTTTATCGGTGCAAGAAACAATATAGAGGAGTGGCTTTCAGCTTGTGATATGTTGATTCTGCCATCTTTATTTGAGGGTTTTGGTCTCGTTGCTCTTGAAGCACTTTCCTGTGAACGACCAGTTGTGTCCACTAAAAACATAGGTGTTAAAAATGAAGTTGAACGTTTTGGTACTATCTCATCGACACCCTATGCCCCTAAGCTCGCAGAGAGCATTCGAAAGGCGATTCAGAATATCGGGTGTTTCAATGGTCAGGAAGCTAGGCGCTTGATCGTAGAAAAATATTCAATCCAATATGTCGCATCTCGGTGGATAGATGTTTATTTGGGTGCCAAATGA
- a CDS encoding polysaccharide biosynthesis protein yields MFTPIRLLLNTNRKNKRLISIGYDIIAVIFSLYLAIALRLGTASFQVGLDEFFSLLVTLFVTIYSFIKLGMYRAVLRYMMLPAVGHIFLGVFLSALTLALSGFFFHSFIPRSVPFIYAGLAILTLGGPRILVRSIYYHYYKRQKPNVLIYGAGATGRDLAYALIQGDEYHPVAMLDDDKSKSGQVMFGIRVFHPDEFSQLQSLYQPVKLLLAINNINKGRRLRLVEKLSNWPIEVQSVPSVEDIAAGKGSPTDVKDLDVADLLGRAPVDPDKKLLEKNISDKCVMVTGAGGSIGSELSRQILIQKPRKLVLFELNEYNLYKIDHELNAIKNNLNLKTELVSALGSVQKENRLTKLMQTHQVETVYHAAAYKHVPLVENNIIEGIRNNVFGTLACANAAISSGVDNFTLVSTDKAVRPTNIMGASKRLAELVLQALADKQTGTTFTMVRFGNVLDSSGSVVPLFKKQIRCGGPVTVTHPDIIRYFMLIPEAAQLVIQASALGHNGQVFVLDMGEPVKILDLAKRMIHLMGMRSYSEGSDQEEDIEIKFTGLRPGEKLYEELLIGDNVEGTGHQKIMTAREAKLSWTQMEELLFELNECCHEFNVKRIKHILLKAPLGYRPNAK; encoded by the coding sequence ATGTTCACTCCGATCAGGCTTCTTCTAAACACAAATAGAAAAAACAAACGATTAATCAGCATTGGTTATGACATCATCGCTGTCATTTTTTCGTTGTACCTTGCCATTGCACTGAGGCTAGGAACAGCTAGTTTTCAAGTTGGATTAGATGAGTTTTTTAGCTTGTTAGTGACACTCTTCGTTACTATTTATAGCTTTATTAAGCTAGGTATGTACAGAGCGGTACTTAGATATATGATGTTACCAGCTGTTGGACACATCTTTTTGGGTGTATTCTTATCAGCTCTAACACTTGCTCTTAGTGGGTTCTTTTTTCACTCTTTTATCCCTAGAAGCGTTCCATTTATATATGCAGGTCTAGCAATTTTGACCCTAGGGGGACCTCGCATCCTTGTTAGAAGTATCTATTACCACTATTACAAACGCCAAAAGCCAAACGTGTTAATTTACGGTGCTGGTGCGACCGGAAGAGATCTAGCGTATGCTCTGATACAAGGGGATGAATATCATCCAGTAGCAATGCTTGATGATGACAAGTCTAAATCAGGTCAAGTCATGTTTGGTATTCGCGTTTTCCATCCTGACGAGTTTTCCCAGTTACAATCCCTGTACCAGCCTGTCAAATTGCTACTAGCCATCAACAACATTAACAAAGGTCGACGCCTGCGCTTAGTAGAGAAACTATCTAACTGGCCGATAGAAGTTCAGTCAGTGCCTTCAGTTGAAGATATTGCAGCAGGAAAAGGCAGTCCGACAGACGTTAAGGACCTAGATGTCGCTGACTTGCTCGGTCGCGCACCAGTTGACCCAGACAAAAAGCTATTAGAGAAAAACATTTCTGACAAGTGTGTAATGGTGACTGGAGCTGGCGGCTCAATTGGTTCAGAACTAAGTCGCCAAATCTTGATTCAGAAGCCTAGAAAGCTGGTGTTATTCGAACTCAATGAATACAACTTGTATAAAATTGATCATGAACTCAACGCAATCAAAAACAACCTCAACCTAAAAACCGAGCTAGTTTCAGCCTTAGGTTCTGTGCAAAAAGAAAATCGCTTAACTAAATTAATGCAAACTCATCAAGTTGAGACTGTCTACCATGCAGCTGCCTATAAGCACGTACCGTTGGTTGAGAATAATATCATAGAAGGGATTCGGAACAATGTATTTGGCACCCTTGCGTGTGCGAATGCTGCAATTTCCAGTGGCGTCGACAACTTTACGCTAGTTTCGACAGATAAGGCCGTAAGACCAACTAATATAATGGGGGCCAGTAAACGGTTGGCAGAATTAGTATTACAAGCGCTGGCTGATAAGCAAACAGGTACGACATTTACTATGGTTCGGTTCGGAAATGTCCTTGATTCATCTGGCTCAGTAGTCCCACTATTTAAAAAACAAATACGCTGTGGAGGGCCGGTTACAGTTACACACCCTGATATCATTCGATACTTCATGCTTATACCTGAAGCAGCTCAACTAGTTATTCAAGCAAGCGCTCTAGGTCATAATGGTCAAGTCTTTGTTCTAGATATGGGGGAACCAGTGAAAATCCTCGATTTGGCAAAAAGAATGATCCACTTAATGGGAATGCGAAGTTACAGTGAGGGAAGTGATCAAGAGGAAGATATTGAGATCAAATTTACTGGATTAAGGCCTGGAGAAAAGCTTTATGAAGAACTATTGATTGGAGACAATGTTGAAGGAACTGGCCATCAGAAGATCATGACAGCGAGAGAAGCAAAACTCAGTTGGACTCAAATGGAGGAGCTCTTATTTGAGCTCAATGAATGTTGCCATGAGTTTAATGTGAAACGGATAAAACATATATTATTAAAAGCTCCGCTAGGCTATCGACCAAATGCAAAATAA
- a CDS encoding sugar transferase translates to MVGNIHINDKRFEDKLIIKKYTPNLGLRELGNGILIDVLTPITKQEEQIIIDCSVAQIPIYHINQLQERLEQKVSSIHLSDRTIQALNPESNYFRIKSTLDILLAFMGIVILLPIMATIYLMIKIQQDGSAIYKQKRIGQHNQTFTIYKFRTMVPVVSEGSAKFASTEQHRISRFGRFLRKTRLDEIPQLFNVLKGEMSIIGPRPEQPCFANQFAEDIPFYNFRHIVKPGITGWAQVTQGYTHSFESTIEKLAYDFYYLKHLSWQLDFEIYLKTIRVIVTGKGAI, encoded by the coding sequence ATGGTCGGTAACATACATATCAATGATAAGAGATTTGAAGATAAGCTAATAATTAAAAAGTACACACCTAATTTAGGACTAAGAGAACTAGGAAACGGCATTTTAATAGATGTACTGACTCCAATAACCAAACAAGAAGAGCAAATAATCATTGATTGCTCAGTTGCACAGATACCCATCTATCATATCAACCAACTTCAAGAACGTCTTGAACAGAAAGTATCGAGCATTCATCTTTCGGATAGAACTATACAAGCACTCAATCCTGAATCTAACTATTTCCGTATAAAGTCCACACTAGACATTTTGTTGGCTTTCATGGGAATTGTGATTTTATTGCCAATAATGGCAACTATCTATCTTATGATAAAAATTCAACAAGATGGTTCTGCAATATACAAGCAAAAGCGCATCGGTCAGCACAATCAAACCTTTACAATCTATAAATTTAGAACAATGGTGCCCGTAGTTAGCGAAGGAAGTGCTAAATTTGCCTCCACAGAGCAACATCGCATATCTAGATTTGGCCGATTTTTACGTAAAACTCGCTTAGATGAGATCCCCCAACTTTTCAATGTCCTGAAAGGAGAGATGTCAATTATCGGTCCTAGACCTGAACAGCCTTGCTTTGCCAACCAATTTGCCGAAGATATACCATTCTACAACTTTCGACATATAGTAAAGCCTGGAATAACTGGATGGGCGCAAGTGACACAAGGTTACACTCACTCCTTTGAAAGCACTATAGAAAAGCTCGCTTATGATTTCTACTACTTAAAGCATCTTAGCTGGCAGCTAGACTTTGAAATATATCTAAAAACGATAAGAGTTATAGTTACTGGCAAGGGCGCAATTTAG
- the wecB gene encoding non-hydrolyzing UDP-N-acetylglucosamine 2-epimerase, translating to MQNNTSDKMTNLRKIRILSIFGTRPEAIKMAPVIKQLEADKRFESRVCVTGQHREMLDQVLNLFNITPDFDLNVMSTNQSLSQITSAIVLGLEQTFESFRPDYVLVHGDTSTTSAASLSAYYHQVKIAHVEAGLRTGNLLSPWPEEGNRRITGAIADLHFAPTKQAKDNLIRENIHSSQCFITGNTVIDALLMTKKSIESNDDEHKLLSDKFSNIVSEKMVLITGHRRENFGIGFINICSAIAQLAHRHPTVHFVYPVHMNPNVQSVVKEHLGDIANVFLIEPQDYRPFVYLMTQSSIILTDSGGIQEEAPSLGKPVLVMRDTTERPEAVKAGTVKLVGTSKKSIVENVSLLLEDQKTYTTMSEAHNPYGDGTASKKISNLLYQHITNAK from the coding sequence ATGCAAAACAATACTAGCGATAAAATGACTAATCTTAGAAAAATCAGAATCTTATCTATCTTCGGCACGCGCCCCGAAGCAATAAAGATGGCTCCAGTAATTAAGCAGCTTGAGGCCGACAAACGCTTTGAGAGTAGAGTTTGCGTAACTGGGCAGCACCGAGAAATGCTAGATCAGGTACTGAATCTTTTTAATATTACTCCAGACTTCGACCTGAATGTAATGAGCACTAACCAAAGTTTGTCTCAAATAACCTCCGCTATAGTTTTAGGATTGGAGCAAACATTTGAGTCTTTTCGTCCAGATTATGTTCTAGTACATGGGGATACCTCAACTACTAGCGCTGCCTCATTATCTGCATACTATCACCAGGTCAAAATAGCTCATGTCGAAGCTGGCTTACGCACAGGAAACCTATTGTCTCCCTGGCCAGAAGAAGGAAATAGGCGCATTACCGGAGCAATAGCAGATCTTCACTTTGCTCCAACAAAGCAAGCTAAGGATAACCTCATCCGTGAAAATATACATTCTAGTCAATGCTTTATAACAGGAAATACTGTTATTGACGCACTGCTAATGACCAAAAAAAGCATTGAGAGTAATGATGATGAACACAAACTACTTTCTGATAAATTTTCAAATATTGTTAGTGAAAAGATGGTCCTTATCACTGGACATAGAAGAGAGAATTTTGGCATAGGGTTTATTAACATTTGCTCCGCTATTGCTCAACTCGCTCACAGACACCCAACAGTTCATTTTGTTTACCCTGTGCATATGAACCCCAATGTCCAATCCGTGGTTAAGGAGCATTTGGGAGATATAGCGAATGTGTTCTTAATCGAGCCACAAGACTATCGCCCTTTTGTTTATCTCATGACTCAATCATCTATAATTCTAACTGACTCAGGTGGCATTCAAGAAGAGGCCCCCTCATTAGGTAAGCCAGTACTTGTTATGCGCGATACAACCGAAAGACCTGAAGCCGTAAAAGCAGGAACAGTTAAACTAGTAGGTACGAGCAAAAAATCTATCGTCGAAAATGTATCTTTATTATTAGAAGACCAAAAAACATATACTACAATGAGTGAAGCACATAACCCATATGGTGATGGTACTGCTTCAAAAAAAATATCTAATTTACTCTATCAGCATATTACAAACGCTAAATGA
- a CDS encoding UDP-glucose 4-epimerase family protein, which translates to MKLLVTGSSGFVGGRLVERCVNNQWGVCSVSRIRPRGDNLPNTFIVNNIDGDTDWSGAFENVNCVVHCAARVHKMNESKMDALEAYREINTAGTLNLAKQAVTAGIKRFVYVSSIKVNGEFTKPKQPFSPSLTYLPDDPYGLSKYEAETQLHQLAKETGLEVVIIRPPLVYGPGVKANFLSMIRWVEKGIPLPLGSIYNLRSLVYIDNLVDLILTCCSHPKAIGETFLVSDDKDISTTQLLNAVSVAMGKSSRLLPIPMSFISFSASLIGMPEISKRLCGSLQVDISHTKNTLTWAPPVTFEEGIKRTVQAYLDSR; encoded by the coding sequence TTGAAACTATTAGTTACAGGTAGTTCGGGGTTTGTTGGAGGTAGACTTGTTGAGCGGTGCGTCAATAACCAATGGGGAGTATGCTCAGTCTCTAGAATTAGGCCTCGAGGTGACAACCTTCCAAACACTTTTATCGTAAATAACATTGATGGTGATACCGATTGGTCTGGTGCATTCGAAAATGTAAACTGTGTGGTCCACTGTGCAGCCCGAGTTCATAAGATGAATGAGTCTAAAATGGACGCTTTGGAAGCCTACAGAGAGATCAATACGGCAGGTACGCTGAACTTAGCTAAGCAAGCAGTTACAGCAGGGATAAAGCGTTTCGTCTATGTCAGTTCGATCAAAGTTAATGGTGAATTTACTAAACCAAAACAACCATTCAGCCCAAGTTTGACTTATTTACCAGATGATCCTTATGGTCTGAGTAAGTATGAAGCGGAAACTCAACTTCACCAGTTAGCTAAAGAAACTGGGCTGGAGGTTGTTATTATCCGCCCTCCGTTAGTCTATGGGCCGGGTGTGAAAGCTAACTTTCTCTCAATGATACGTTGGGTGGAGAAAGGTATTCCGTTGCCGCTGGGTTCAATATATAACCTTCGAAGTCTGGTGTATATTGATAACTTGGTCGATCTTATTTTGACGTGTTGCAGTCACCCCAAAGCTATTGGTGAGACTTTCTTAGTATCTGATGACAAGGATATATCTACCACTCAGTTGCTAAATGCAGTCTCTGTAGCGATGGGTAAAAGCTCCCGCTTGTTGCCTATTCCTATGTCTTTTATTAGTTTCTCAGCCAGTCTTATTGGTATGCCGGAGATATCGAAGCGACTATGTGGTAGCCTACAAGTAGATATTTCTCATACCAAGAATACGTTAACTTGGGCGCCTCCTGTTACTTTTGAAGAAGGTATCAAAAGAACAGTCCAAGCTTATTTAGATTCCAGATAG
- a CDS encoding CDP-glycerol glycerophosphotransferase family protein, which yields MFKVIRIILALADLFFRRNRKRVAIPCINDDEWQGNCAFLYQHLLKYQDNWGIEIVVLSGRYSKLKNNADIGDNIYSLYSFRGLVYLFTSGVVIYHHGPLAGRVPILPWRRISFHINHGVHYKKVELALDSKPKRLELSSFVKTKWFSPYHSVSSHIDALSCCTYYHTKLKDIFVTGIPRNDAFFQGESANFPSTLRSDLIKLDEISQGKKIIAYAPTWRSNGGGYDFSGEELKKLVGLLESKNAILCYAGHPYLKCRKVPSSEGFVDFNFNFNDIQSLLVRADLLITDYSSVWIDFLLRGKPVVSFQFDRATYRDERGFLFDTDTIFPGDIVEDFSELLEAIEKNLVQEKIEHPQYAYVKHMFHEFEDGDNCQRVATAIASLAGWDR from the coding sequence GTGTTTAAAGTCATTCGCATTATCTTGGCGTTAGCAGACTTATTTTTCAGGAGGAATAGAAAACGAGTTGCTATTCCTTGTATCAATGATGACGAGTGGCAAGGAAACTGCGCTTTCTTGTATCAGCACCTGTTGAAGTATCAAGACAATTGGGGTATTGAAATTGTTGTGTTGTCTGGGCGGTATTCTAAGCTAAAAAACAATGCTGATATTGGTGATAATATTTATTCGCTCTATTCTTTTCGTGGGCTTGTTTACCTGTTCACATCAGGAGTGGTCATTTACCATCATGGACCATTAGCAGGTCGGGTCCCGATACTACCTTGGCGTCGTATTAGCTTTCACATTAATCACGGAGTTCACTATAAGAAAGTTGAATTAGCGTTGGATTCTAAGCCTAAACGTTTAGAACTTTCTTCTTTTGTAAAAACAAAATGGTTTAGTCCTTATCATTCGGTCTCATCTCATATAGATGCTCTATCATGTTGCACCTACTACCATACAAAACTGAAAGATATTTTTGTTACAGGTATTCCTCGAAATGATGCCTTCTTTCAGGGTGAGTCTGCAAATTTCCCAAGTACGCTTAGAAGTGATCTTATTAAGCTTGACGAAATATCACAAGGAAAGAAAATAATAGCATACGCTCCCACGTGGAGAAGCAATGGTGGCGGATATGATTTTTCCGGTGAAGAACTAAAAAAGCTAGTTGGTCTATTGGAGTCAAAAAACGCTATTTTGTGTTATGCGGGCCATCCATATTTGAAGTGTAGAAAGGTGCCAAGTAGTGAAGGTTTTGTTGATTTTAATTTTAATTTCAACGATATACAGTCTTTGCTTGTCAGGGCTGACTTACTGATTACAGATTATTCAAGCGTATGGATAGATTTTCTCTTAAGGGGGAAGCCTGTGGTGAGTTTTCAATTTGATAGAGCTACTTATCGAGATGAACGTGGCTTTCTATTTGACACCGACACAATTTTTCCTGGAGATATAGTTGAAGACTTTTCAGAGTTACTTGAAGCAATAGAAAAAAATTTGGTTCAAGAAAAGATTGAACACCCTCAATATGCTTATGTTAAGCATATGTTCCATGAATTTGAAGATGGAGATAATTGTCAACGCGTTGCTACCGCTATTGCGAGTCTAGCGGGATGGGATAGATGA
- a CDS encoding sugar transferase: MIRVIDFFAAFFGLLFLWPVFVVICVLGYFDTGSPVFRQTRVGRNQQPFTLVKFRTMPIETKSVATHLVGASSVTKLGGFLRKTKLDELPQLWNVLIGEMSLVGPRPCLFNQEELIKEREGRGVFKVRPGITGLAQVNEIDMSTPQVLAEWDEQMIRTLTLKGYFAYILQTVLGKGAGDRV; this comes from the coding sequence TTGATTCGTGTAATAGATTTTTTTGCCGCTTTCTTTGGCTTACTTTTTCTGTGGCCTGTTTTTGTAGTGATTTGCGTGTTGGGTTACTTCGATACAGGGTCGCCTGTTTTTAGGCAAACTCGAGTGGGTCGAAATCAACAGCCTTTTACTCTTGTGAAATTCCGTACTATGCCAATCGAAACTAAGTCTGTAGCCACTCATCTGGTAGGTGCTAGTTCAGTGACAAAACTTGGAGGGTTTCTTCGCAAGACAAAGTTAGATGAGTTGCCTCAGTTGTGGAATGTGCTAATAGGAGAAATGAGTTTAGTTGGTCCTCGCCCATGCTTGTTCAATCAAGAAGAGTTGATTAAAGAGCGAGAAGGCCGAGGAGTATTTAAGGTGCGTCCTGGCATTACAGGGCTTGCTCAAGTGAATGAAATTGATATGTCCACTCCTCAGGTTCTTGCTGAATGGGATGAACAAATGATTAGAACATTAACGCTTAAAGGCTACTTTGCTTACATTTTGCAAACAGTATTAGGAAAAGGAGCAGGGGATCGTGTGTAG
- a CDS encoding glycosyltransferase, giving the protein MIKVAFLITKSEVGGAQSWMEQLTKLLEKDIDPIIITNQPGWLSTVLPNSLFYFVPEIERRVSLVALVKISHILSLHRVETVVASSANAGLYARILSLRQSYKCVYVSHGWSCIYNGGKLKWIYSAVEFLLSMASDVVWCISSSDYLKAKNIIKVPESKLRVAPNAVFPLKVNSSKDLIDAKTLRLVCVARLCPPKRFDLLIDAVSRLSDVDLTIVGGGSEYREMVSRTQSPNICFLGEVAAFRDYAQFDAFILLSDSEGLPMSAIEAGSARLPMILSNVGGCGELVNLDYPNGILVNNNEESVCNAVLDLKNRFSLYKLGAEAMVDKFDIRMYKSAYLSILR; this is encoded by the coding sequence ATGATAAAGGTCGCTTTCTTAATTACTAAATCTGAAGTTGGTGGTGCTCAGTCATGGATGGAGCAACTAACGAAATTGCTTGAGAAAGACATAGATCCAATCATTATCACAAACCAACCAGGTTGGCTCTCGACAGTTTTACCAAATAGTCTATTTTATTTTGTTCCTGAAATTGAGCGTAGAGTTTCATTAGTAGCACTTGTTAAGATTAGCCATATCTTGAGCCTGCATAGGGTGGAAACGGTGGTTGCTAGCTCTGCCAATGCGGGACTATATGCTCGGATATTATCACTAAGACAATCATATAAATGTGTTTACGTCTCTCATGGGTGGTCCTGTATTTATAATGGAGGCAAGCTCAAATGGATATATTCTGCTGTGGAATTTCTTTTATCTATGGCTTCAGATGTGGTTTGGTGCATTTCTAGCAGTGATTACTTAAAGGCTAAAAATATTATAAAAGTACCAGAGAGTAAGCTCAGGGTTGCACCGAATGCAGTGTTCCCATTAAAGGTAAACAGTTCAAAAGATCTGATAGACGCGAAAACATTACGCCTAGTATGCGTTGCACGACTATGCCCACCCAAAAGGTTTGATCTCCTGATTGATGCAGTGAGTCGACTATCAGACGTTGACCTGACCATTGTAGGTGGTGGTTCCGAATACAGAGAAATGGTTAGTCGGACTCAATCACCGAACATCTGTTTTCTTGGTGAGGTTGCTGCATTTCGAGACTATGCTCAGTTTGATGCCTTTATCCTACTTTCTGATAGTGAAGGTTTACCTATGTCAGCAATCGAAGCTGGTAGTGCTCGTCTTCCCATGATTTTAAGTAACGTTGGAGGATGCGGAGAACTTGTAAATCTAGACTATCCGAATGGAATATTAGTTAATAACAATGAAGAAAGTGTTTGTAATGCTGTACTTGATCTTAAAAATAGGTTCTCTTTATACAAATTAGGTGCTGAAGCAATGGTAGATAAGTTTGATATACGTATGTATAAATCCGCTTATTTGTCCATACTGCGGTAA